The window CTATTTTATTTGTTTCGATGTTTAAATATCCACCTTGATCATAACCAAATTTAGCATTAAAACCAGCTGCTATACTATCACCAATAGCAACATATTTAATATCATCTTCTAAAGTTGAAACATCACTTTTTAAATTTAAATCAACATGAATTTCAGCAGGTGTTTCAGTTTTTTTGCTCAAAATTATTGATAAAGGTGCTGCAAATGAAACAGCTACAACAACGGATAAAAATCCTAATGTTATTTTTGCAGATTTTTTCATAATTACCTCTTTTATCCTAATGAAACATCTTCATAAATATAACGATATTTAGTTACATAAGATTTTTGATTTCCTCAAACTAAAATAGTTGAAGTTATACCTAATTGTCCTATAAACATATAAATAATTAAAAACAATTTCGATGTTAAATTAAGTTTTTCTGTTATGCCTGTACTTAATCCTGAACTACCAAAAGCAGAACATACTTCAAAAAATGCAGATACAATTGTATATTGTTTTTCATTTTTTGAAAGATTAGCTGGAGTTAGATCAGATAAATTAAATGAGACAATAAATGTACCAATTAATATTAAAATCAGTCCTATAGTTAAAATATTAATAGCTTTAATTAATGTTTCTTTACCTATTTGTCTATTAAAACTATTAATGGTATTTCTACCTCTAATTGTATTAAAAATACTTAGGAAAATAATAGCGACAGTTATATTTCTAATTCCTCCTGCAGTTGAAACAGGTGCAAAACCAATAAACATTAAAACAGCATGTAAAAGTATTGTTTGATTTGAAAAATGATAATAATCAACTGTCGAGAATCCTGCACTTCTTGTACTCAAAGTATTAAAAATAATTGCAAAACTTTTATTAAAACTATTTCCGTATTCATTTTGATGTCAAAAACCATTAGGATTTTTATTAATTACTTCAAATAAAAAAGTAAATAAAATTCCAATTGTTGTGACTAAGAAATAAGTTGTTAAATTTAATTTTGTAAATAATGTAAATTCATAACGTTGTTTCTTGATTTTTGCTTGAATTTTTTTATAAAAATCATATATTGTAGGATAACCCATCCCACCTGCTAGAATTAAAATAATAATTCAAATTTGTAATACATAACTACTATTATATGCATTAATGGAATTTGGACCAATGATATCAAAACCAGCATTATTAATAGCACTAATACTTTCAAATGTTGCGTATCTTAATGAAAGTAAAATATTGTTATGTGGATTATATTTTTGTTTAAGATATGGATTAAAATGTTCTATGTCATTATTTATTAATGCTTTTTGATCACTAAAAAAACCTTCATTACTAAAATAAAAATAAAATGTCATAAAAATAATGCTAGTAAATAAAAGAATAAATAATGTAGTTAATGATACTTTAATAATATTTTGAGTATCTCCTACAACAGTTGAACCTCGTTCAACTTGAATTAAATCACGTTTAAAGTGACTGGTTTTAGTTTTAAACATCCATCCAAATAACATTCTTAAAATGTAGAGTTTTAAAGTAAAGAAACCAAAACCACCAATTAAAATTCCGATTGCTATAACAGATTGACCAAATTCATTAAAACCTTCACTTATATTGATGTTACTTAATCCAGTATCACTAAAAGCACTAGCAGCAATAAATAAAGCATCACCATAATTAAAATCTGGCTTTTCAACAAGCATATTTTTATGACTAATAGGTCAGTATAAAAATAAAGATAAAATAATTGTAATAATTAAATAAACTAAAAAGATGTATTTTATTTTACCAGTTTGCTTTAAATAATAAAATATATTTTTGCCGTTTATATTTCATTTTTTTAAACGGTGTCTTGTATTTTTCATAGTGAAATTTTACCTTAATAATCATTTTTTTTATGATAATTTTTATAAATTTATAATTTATACATTTTTTAAACGTGAATTTTTAATCATAAAAATTATTTATTTTAATTAACTTTATTACAAAAAAGATAGTAAAATACTATTATAATTACAGTTTTTCAAGAGGTAATAAAAATGAAAAAACAAAAAAAATTTTCTGAAATTTGTATCATTGGAATGGGTAGATATGGACAAAGTGTTGCAAACAATTTATTAAAAAAATCTGCTAATATAAGTTTAATCTTAATTGATAAAGATGAAAAAAATCTTTTAAGTTATAAAAATGAAGTTTCTAAAATTTATGTTGCAGATGCAGCGGATCCTAAAGTACTAAAATCATTAGGTATAATCGAAAGTGATGCAGTTGTTGTTGCTACTGGAGATAATGTAGAAATTGTTGCTTCTTTACAAGAAATTGGGGTAAAAAACATTATCAGCAGAGCAAATAGTGAAAGACATGCAAGGGTTTTAAAACAAATTGGAGTAAGTCAAATTATTAGTCCAGAACAAGAAGCAGGAATTAAAACAGCAATAATCGTTGCTAATCAATCATTTTTAAGATACTCACAAGATTTAGAAGATATTGGAGAAGAATTTGTAATTGGAACTTGTTATATTAAAAATGCAGAAATTTTTGATAAACAAATTAGAGATTTAGATTTAAGAAAAAGAAACA is drawn from Mycoplasma miroungirhinis and contains these coding sequences:
- a CDS encoding TrkH family potassium uptake protein, translated to MKNTRHRLKKWNINGKNIFYYLKQTGKIKYIFLVYLIITIILSLFLYWPISHKNMLVEKPDFNYGDALFIAASAFSDTGLSNINISEGFNEFGQSVIAIGILIGGFGFFTLKLYILRMLFGWMFKTKTSHFKRDLIQVERGSTVVGDTQNIIKVSLTTLFILLFTSIIFMTFYFYFSNEGFFSDQKALINNDIEHFNPYLKQKYNPHNNILLSLRYATFESISAINNAGFDIIGPNSINAYNSSYVLQIWIIILILAGGMGYPTIYDFYKKIQAKIKKQRYEFTLFTKLNLTTYFLVTTIGILFTFLFEVINKNPNGFWHQNEYGNSFNKSFAIIFNTLSTRSAGFSTVDYYHFSNQTILLHAVLMFIGFAPVSTAGGIRNITVAIIFLSIFNTIRGRNTINSFNRQIGKETLIKAINILTIGLILILIGTFIVSFNLSDLTPANLSKNEKQYTIVSAFFEVCSAFGSSGLSTGITEKLNLTSKLFLIIYMFIGQLGITSTILVWGNQKSYVTKYRYIYEDVSLG
- a CDS encoding potassium channel family protein, whose product is MKKQKKFSEICIIGMGRYGQSVANNLLKKSANISLILIDKDEKNLLSYKNEVSKIYVADAADPKVLKSLGIIESDAVVVATGDNVEIVASLQEIGVKNIISRANSERHARVLKQIGVSQIISPEQEAGIKTAIIVANQSFLRYSQDLEDIGEEFVIGTCYIKNAEIFDKQIRDLDLRKRNTNIVLIQRQNTSFLPDGNFRIQKDDLITAIAKVEDLNSVFDWFSEYE